Within the Dialister hominis genome, the region CGGAATTCCGGAATGGTTTTTCTTTTTGGAAATGGAATTCGGAAATGGCAAAGGATTTCTCAAAAGGTATTTACAATTCGAGGCGTTGGCGTGCGGTTGCCAGAGCGTATGCAGAGTCACAGCACTATATTTGCGAGCGCTGTCACAACCGGTCCTTTGCTGGAACAGGAAAGCCGGCGCATTTCATCGTCCATCACAAACGACATCTCAACCCGGAGAACGTGACGGACGATAGCACAGTTTACGGGTGGGATAATCTGGAGCTGCTGTGCATCTACTGCCACAACGCTGTGCACAGCCAGGGGCTGGACCGTGAGTGCCGCTTTGATGATGATGGGAATCCGATTGGAATCGTAAATCATAACAACGGATGACTACCCCCCCCACCTTGGGAAGTAAAAAGTTAACAAAAGTACTCCGGGGGCGGAGAAACGCGTAAAACGAACGCCGCACGCGAAGGGGGTGTAGTTAACAATATGCGCTTATAATGTTTTAAAAATTTAATAAAATTCTAAAGGGAGAAGGTGAAAGTAGTGAGAAGAATCAAGCCGGAAAACCAAATTAAACGAAGAATCAAAGAATTGAATGACATATTTTCAGCCATGGATGAGGATCACAAAAAAGTGGTTACGCCGCTCATTGATTTCGCGGCCCACATGGAAGTGAACCTCAGAAAACTGGATGAAGATCTTGAGAAAGTTGGATTCGTGGAGGAATATTCCAATGGAGAGAACCAGACTGGGAGAAAAGAGTCTACGGAGTCCAGAGCCTACTCCACCATGATAAAAAACTATACCGGTGTCCTCCGAACACTGCTTTCCTGCCTCCCTGAGTCTGCACAGCCTGCAGCAAAGGATGAGCTGGGAGAGTTTCTGAGGAGCCGGATGAAGCGATGAACTACATAGAGAAATACTATGGGCAGATTATCTCCGGTGAAGTGGTAGTCTCCGATAAAGTACGGCGAGTCATGAAGCACCTGGTGGATAAGCTGCACGACAAGAATTCCAAATACATCTACGATGACGACAAAGCGCAGTACGTGATTGATTTCATCCAGACATTCTGCAAGCACTCAAAAGGGCAGTGGGCAGGAAAACCTGTCATCCTGGAACTGTGGCAGAAGGCAATTACGGCGGCGCTTTTTGGGTTCGTTGATAAAAACACGGGGCTCCGTGAATACAAGCAGCTTATCCTTATCGTGGCCAGAAAAAATGGTAAATCCACCTTCGCATCCTGCCTTGGCCTCTACCTTCTGGTAGCTGATGGAGAAGCAGGGCCGGAAATCTACAGCGCCGCCACAAAGAGGGACCAGGCGAAAATCATCTGGAAGGAAGCATGTGCTATGGTGAAGAAGTCGCCGGCACTTCACAAGAAACTGGATCTTCGTGTATCCGTCATCCGGTCAAGGTTCAATGAAGGCTCCTTCGAAGCGCTGGGAAGTGATTCGGATAAGCTGGATGGCTTAAACGTTCATGGAGCGCTGATAGATGAACTGCACGCCCTGAAGGATAAGAACCTCTATGACGTCCTTATCGACGGTATGACTGCCAGGGAACAGCCGGTATGTATCATCACATCCACAGCCGGAACGGTTCGGGATAACATCTTCGACTTGAAATACGAAGAATGCGAAAGAATAATAAAAGGCTATGAGGATAAAGAAGGGTACAAAGATGAAACCATTCTTCCCTTCGTCTACGAACTGGACAAAAGGGGAGAGTGGACGGACCCCGCAAAATGGCAGAAAGCCAATCCGGGCCTGGGTAGCATCAAGAACACCCAGACACTGGCGCAGAAGGTCTACCAAGCGCAGCATGATGCGCTCAGAGTAAAAAATTTACTGTGTAAGGACTTCAACATCCGTGAAACCAGCGGAGAAGCATTCTTTACATTCGACCAGCTAAACAATGAAACCACCTATGACATGAAGGCTCTCAAGCCTAAGTATGGAATAGGTGGTTTTGATTTGTCCGAAACAACGGACCTGACCTGTGCGACAATGCTCTTTTGCGTCCGTGATGATCCGAACATCTATATCAAGCAGATGTACTGGATTCCCGAGGATTTACTGGAAAAACGTGTGCATGAAGACCAGGTCCCTTATGATATCTGGAAGAAGAAAGGATGGCTGCAGACTTCCCCAGGATTTCGCAATGACTACCGCCTTATCCTGCAGTGGTTCGTAGATGAAATGGAGAAGGATGATATCTACCTGTTCAAGTGCGGATATGACCGGTGGTCTGCCCAGTATCTGGTGCAGTCCATGACTGAACGATTCGGAGAAGATATCATGGTGCCTGTGGTCCAGGGGAAAAAGACACTCTCCGGGCCGATGAAGAACCTGGCGGCTGATTTGAAGGCCAAAAGGGTGATTTACAACAATAACCCTATCCTGAAATGGTGTATGGCCAATGTGGCCGTGGACGTGGACAGGAACGACAACATTCAGCCGTGCAAAACAAGCAACCCGAGAAAGCGCATCGACGGCTTTGCTTCACTGCTGGATGCCTACACTGCTTATGAAACTTACAAGGAAGACTACATGAATATGATATGAGAGGGGGTGAAGATTTGAGAAAAATCCAATTAAGAAGCATGATCCGGAACATCTTTGGCAGAATCACCGGCGGCCAGGATGGACTTACCAGGGCAAAGCTGCTGAACGGATGGTCCAATGACTACGTTCCTTTCGACGGAGAGGCCTACGACAACGCCACCGGAAGAAACTGCATTGATACTATTGCGCGCCATGCCGGAAAGCTCCATCCGCGCCACATTGTCCGGAAGAACGGAAACATTGTGAAGAATGCGGACAGTAAGCTGCAGTATCTCCTTTCCACCAGGCCGAACTGGCTCATGCCGGCATCGGAGTTCATTGAAAAGATTGTGGCCCAGTATTACTGCTACAATAACCTCTTCGTGTACATCCAGAGAGACATGAACGGGAATGTGGAGGCTCTTTGGCCGCTGAATTTCAACAATCTGGAGCTTTTTGAGGACAAGAAGGGAAACCTTTACTGCCGATTCACATTCGGAACCGGGGAACAGGCTACGGTTCCCTACGAAGAGATGATTCACATCCGGAGGCACTTCAACCGGGATGACGTTTTCGGAGACCCGGAAGGGAAGATTCTGAGGGAGGATATCAACCTCCTGAAGGCAGTGAAGACGGCAGTCATCAACGTGGTGAAGAATTTCCATAAGCTTCGAGGTATCATCCAGTGGACAGGAACCGTGAGACCGGAAGACCAGGAAAGCATGTGGCGAAAATTCGTGGACAGCTTTGCAGGACCGTCCAACGGTTCCGGCATCGGTTCACTGGATAACAGAGGCAAGTTCCAGCAGCTGACTACAGATACACAGACCTTCGAATCGGGGCAGATGAAGTTTGCCAGGGACAATCTGTATAAGTACTTTGGAGTTTCCGAAGAAATCGTCTCCGGAAAGTTTAAGGAAGAAGAGTATCAGGCATTCTATGAAAGCGTCATTGCCCCGATAGCAATCAAGCTGTCACAGGAATTCACGGAAAAAATCTTCACTCCCAAGGAAAGAGGATTCGGAAATGAAATCGTATTCGAGGGGAACCGCCTGGCCTACATGAGCACCACCTCTAAGGTAAAGATTGCGGAGGCCATGATTCCTGCAGGAGCCATTAAGCGGAATGAAATCCGAGAGTTATTCGGCTATGCCGGACTGCCTGGTAAGGAAGGCGAGGGAATTGTGGTCAGCTTGAACTATGTAAAGTCCAAGGACCAGTCTCTTTACCAGACGGGTAAAGACGATGATTTGAAGGGGGGTGATGGGGATGAGAAAGAAGATTAAGGTACGAAGCATGCAGCTCAGGGCGGTTGATGGTGCGGATGGGGAAAATCTTCATGTCGAGGGTTATGCACTGGTTTTCAATCAGAAAACACTGCTGTGGGAGAGTCCGTACTCCGGCACGAAATACTATGAAGTCATCGCACCCGGGGCCGTTGATGCCAATACGGACATGAGCGACGTCATCTTGCGGTATAACCACTCCGACTCCGCATTGATCCTGGCAAGGACTTCCAACGGAACCCTGCGTCTCAATGTGGATGAGAAGGGGCTCAAGATTGATGCGGATATTGCGCCTACCACGACAGGAAGGGACATTTATCAGCTGATTAAGCGGGGAGACATTTCCAAGATGTCATTTGCTTATACCAGTGATAAAGACTCCGGGGAAAATGATCCGGTGGCAAAGACACAGACAAGGACCATCGACCACATTGATTTCATCATGGACGTCAGTCCGGTGGATTTCCCTGCATACGACGGTACAAGCATTGAAGCCAGAGGCCATGATGCCATGATTGCCGAACTACAGGAGAAGGAAAAGAGTGAAGAACTTCGAAAGAAGCTCATTATAGAAACTTTTTTGTAAAATAAAAGGAGAGAAAAAATGAATAAGAGACTTCTTGAAATCAGAGCAAGAAAAATGGAAATCAGAAAAGCGCTGGAAGGCGAAGGTAAGGTGAACCTGAACGCGCTGCAGGAAGAACTGAAAAAACTGGATGCAGAACATGAGGAAATCGAAGAGCGTGAAAAGATTGCCCAGGGAATTCAGTTCGACAAGGAACCGGAAGGCGTGCAGAAAAGAAGCAAGCCCCAGGCCGCCGTAAAGAAAAATCCATATGAATCCGACGAATACCGTTCCGCATTCATGGAATATGTAACCAAGGGTACGCCGATTCCTGCTGAATTCCGCGATGCCGCTACAACCACAGATGCAGCCGCGCTGATTCCGCCGACTACCCTGAACCGCGTTATTGAAAAGGTTCGTACCTATGGCAATATTCTGCCCCTGGTAACCCGCACGGCCTATAAGACCGGCCTTGCCATCCCGACATCCAACGTAAAGCCGGTGGCTAAGTGGGTAGCAGAAGGGGCTACTTCCGAAAAGCAGAAAAAGGTGCTGGGCAGCATTACTTTCAGCCATTTCAAACTGCGCTGTGCTGTTGCTGTAACCCTTGAAACCGAGAACATGACGCTTTCCGCATTTGAAGATATCATTGTGAACAATGTGGCAGAGGCTATGGTGGTAGCTCTGGAAGAATCTATTATCAACGGCACCGGCTCCGGTCAGCCCACAGGCATCCTGGCGGATAAGTCTCAGGGCGTCACCATCAACGCCGCAAAGCTTGATTATAATACCCTCATCAAGGCAGAAGCCGCCATTCCCCAGGCATATGAAGCAGGTTCTGTATGGGTAATGAGCAAAGCTACTTTTATGTCTTTTATCGGTATGACCGACTCCAACGGCCAGCCCATTGCAAGAGTGACTGCAGGTATCAACGGTGTTCCTTCCAGAGTCCTCTTGGGCCGCAACGTAGAGCTCTGCGACTACCTGCCGGCATTTTCTACTACACTGAATAAAACCGACGTGTTCGCCTTCATTTACCGCATGAAGGACTACGTACTCAACAGCAACTACAGCGTGGCCATGAAGATATATGAAGACAATGACACCGACGATCTTGTAAGGAAGTCAATCATGATTGCCGATGGTAAACCGGTTGATTTCAAATCTCTGGTTATGCTGGCAGGCAATGCTACCGCCTGAGACGGGAGGGAATAAATCATGGCCGTAACACTGGAACAGGCAAAGAACTATCTCAAAGTCGATGAAGATATCACTGACGATGACGAACTGATTTCCTCCCTGATCAGTGCGGCCAGCGATTACGTCGAAAAGACCACCGGGAAGAGGGCGGACGGGAGTCCGCTCTGCGAGCTGTGTGTGAAGCAGCTGGTAGCTCACTGGTATGAGAACCGTGCTGTATACAGCTCTAAACCCGGGGCCATCAACGTTCTGCCGCACACAGTCACGGCGCTTCTTACACACATTGCCCAATGCGAGGCATATCCGGAGGCTGATAAGACATGATTAATGCTGAAATCGGCTCCATGGATAAAAAGATTCACATTCTGCAGTATGTGGACAAGGAAGACGAATACGGGTTGACGCACCAGGAGAAAGTAGATGTCATAGGGCATTCCATCTGGGCAAGGATGGAGCCTTTTCGTGGGAAAGAATACTATGAGCAGTTTAAGGACAAGGTACAGGAGACCATCAAGGTCACTATCCGCTACAGGAAAGGCCTTAACACGAACATGCTGATTTCCTACCAGGGCGTGCTGTATGAAATCCAGACCATCTCCGATGTCTATATGGCTCACGTGAAACTGGAAATCATGTGCCGGCGTCTGCAGAGAGGAGCGGAAGATGAGGATTGAGGAATACACCGCACTCATTGAGAAAGTGCAGAAGGAATTTCCGGAGGAAGCCGAAGCGGAGCTTCAGAGAGGGGCCAGAAAGCTCAGAAGGGAAATCAAAGCCGCGAGCCCGGTTGGACATGCCAAACATCCTCATAAGCTGAAGAACAGCTGGAAGATGGAAATAGCGGGAACATCCGCCAAAACGCTGGAAGCCCACATCTACAGCACGGCTCCTCACTTCCACCTGGTGGAGCGCGGTCACGTATGGAAGACGCCTCATGGCAAGATAAAAGGCTACAAGCAGGGCACCCACTTCATGGAAAAGACCGTGAATGCGGAAGGCCCTGGCATTTATGACGAAATGGGAAGAAGACTGGCGGAAAAGGTAGGTGTGGAACTTGGCTGAAATCGTAAAGATGATTGATATCGTAAAGACAGTGACGCAGATTCTGAAAGATGAATTCAAGTGCACAGTGTACTCCGATGAAGCATTGGAAAATTTCAAAAAGCCCTGTTTCTTTATCGCCGCCATCCCTGTTTCCATTCCGCAGACTACCAATTTCATGGAGAAACACATTTCCATCGTACTGACCTATTTCCCAAAGGACAGCATGAGGGATGAGGTGCATTATCTTGATGTTTTTGACAGAATTCAAAGTTATTTTGCTCTGGGAATGAAGGTGGGAGGCCGTTTCCTTCATGTTGACCGGGTTACTCCGGACAGAGTGGGGGAAGAACAGGATATCCTGCAGATAACCATTGAGATTATCTATCTGGAACAGACAGGGAAGTCGGAATCCGGAGCGGAAATGATGGAGGAAATCGAAGTGAACGGGCTCAATGGAGATGAGACCGTCCATGATTTCATTGATAAGAACAGTTAGGAGGAAATAACTCATGGCTAAACTTGGTATGCCCAGTATTAATATCAGCTTCATTGAAGCAGGTATTGAAGCTATCCAGAGGAGCCAGCGCGGCATTGTGGCGCTGATTCTGGAAGAAGCTGCTGATACCATTACAAATCTGAAGACCGACCACACGGTGGGAGACGATACGGTCAAGGCAATTGAAAATCCATTTACAATCTACACCACCGATGATATCCCGTCAGAACTGTCTGACGAAAACAAGGACTACATCACAAAGTGCTTAATCGGTTACACAAAAACACCGTACCGGGTCAAAGTGCTGCTGGTGGCGAAGAATGCGGAAAACGACACCAAGGCCGATAAATTCGCCGACGCTCTTTCCGTATTGGCAACAGAACGCTGGGACTATCTGGCCATTCCGACCATTACCGACGTCCAGTGTGAAGCTGTGGCCACTTGGGTGAAGACAAACCGAGAAAACAAATTTAAGAAGGTGAAGGCCGTCCTTCCAAACTATGCCGGAGACTATGAAGGCATTATTGATTTCGGCAATACATCAATCAAGACGAAGACCAAGACCTATTCACCGGCGGAATACACGGCGCGCATCGCGGGACTCATCGCAGGTACTCCAATGACCATATCCGCTACTTATGCGCCGCTCGCTGAAGTAATTGACTGCGACCGGCACACACTGGATGAAAACGACGAAAAAGTCAACAAGGGCGAATTCTTCATCTGGTTCGACGGAGAAAAATTCAAGATGTCCCGTGCTATGAACTCCCTGGTAACCACCACTCAGGGAAAGCTGGAGGCCTATCAGACCATCAAGACCGTGGATATCATGGATATGATTTACGACGACATCAGGAAGACCGCGCAGGACAGCTATATCGGTAAATATACCAATGACTACGACAACAAGTGCCTTCTGATTTCCGCTATCCAGGGATATTTCCTTGAATTGGAAAGAGGACGTCTGCTGCAGAAGGACTATTCTCAGGTGGATATCGACGTGGATGCGGTAAAGAATTACCAGATTGTCCATGGCCTTTATACCAAGGATGAACTGGCGAAGATGAGCGACCTTGAAATCAAGAAGCTGGATACCAAGAAGAAGGTATTCCTGACAGCAAAGATTAAGATTCTGGATGCTATGGAAGACATTGAACTTCCAATTAACATCTGAGGGAGGTTAGAAAATGGCAGAAGCATTTAACAGCCAGCAGGTCATGTCCGGCACCCAGGGTGAAGTGTGGATTAACGACAAATACATGGCCCAGGTTACTGCTTTCAAGGCAGAAGTTAATCTGACCAAGGAAGAAGTGAACCAGGTCAAGAAAATGGCTAAACAGTACAAAGTGACAGGATGGGAAGGAAAAGGCAACGTGAAGATGAACCACATGTCCTCCTTCTTCCTGAACCTTATGGCTGAAAACATCAAGAACGCCCATCAGACTGTCTGCACAATCGTAGCAAAACTGGATGATCCGGATGCCATTGGGTCAGAACGGGTAGTCATCAGGGATGCCACCTTTGACAAGATGACTCTCATGGACTGGGAGGCTAAAAAACTGGCCCAGGATGACTATGATTTCACTTTTACTGATTTCGACCTGCTGGATACGGCAGATGAATAGGAGGGGCCATGAATCTTACTGAAGCGCTGTTGAAGGCGGATGTTGCATCCGTCACAGAAGAAGCGACAAAGGACTATGAAATCCCGCGGCTCACGAAGAAATTCCAGACTCCGTTCATCCTGCATCTACAGGAAATCCCGCCCAAAAGGGTGGCTGAGATCCAGTCTCTTGCATTCGAAATGGACGGGAAAGGCAAACTCAGCCAGGGCGATTTATACGCCATGAACATGCTGTATGTATGCGAGGGCGTGACCAATCCGGAATTTGCGGACAAGGAAGTGCTGAAGCACTTTAAGGCGGCAACGAAAAAGGACCTTCTGGCAAAGCTGTTGAATGCCGGTGAGCTCTCAGACGCTTCCGGAGAAGTGCAGAAGCTTTCCGGATTCGATGATGGTGAAGACCAGGAAGATAAAGTAAAAAACTGATTGAAACTGACGGGGAAACGCAGCTGATGTACTGGCTCTATGCCAAACATCATATTCTCCCGTCAGTGTATGCCAACATGGACCTCGGGGAGAAAGTAGTGCTCCGGGCGTTCTATGCAAAAGAAATCGAAGAAACTTTGAAAGAACAGGCAAGGCTGAATAAGACCATGGGGAGGTGAGCTGATGGCAAAAATCATTGATGTCATTATGAGACTGCAGGACCAGGTATCCGGTACACTGGGTAGAATCAGAAGACAGATGGAAGAGACCGGACGGATGCACAGACGTCTGGGCGGAGAAATCAGCCGGACCGGAAGAAACATTGAGAACATTGGCCGGGCCATGCTCCCTATGGCTGAAGGAATGGCCGGAGCAGGAGCATTGGCGCTCAAGACCTTTGCGGACTTTGACTCTACTATCACTATGGCAGGGCTGAAAGCAGGAGCTACAGCAGAAGAAATGGAACAGATGAGGAAGGTGGCGGCTGAAGTGGGCCGCGACTTCCCGATTTCTGCCAATGACGCTGCCAAGGCCATGGATAGATTGGCCGCCAGCGGGCTCAATGCCAACCAAGCTACTGCGTCTCTGCCGGGAATCGTGACAGCGGCTGTGGCATCAGGGGAAGACCTTGGTGCAACGGCTGATGTAATTACATCCGCCATGTCAACATACAAGATGATGACAGGAGATATGGGTGCCAACGCCGCCAAGGTAGCGGATATTATTCAGATGGCTGCCAACAGGTCAAAACTGGATATGGCTGCTTTTGGGACTGCTATGCAGTATGCCGGAGCTCCGGCAAATGCCCTGGGCGTAGACATCGAATCGCTGGCAGCGGCTATGGGCATCATGGCTAATAATGGCATTGAAGCATCCACCATTGGGACATCTCTTAGATCTACCCTTTCAAGACTTGCTTCTCCGCCAAAAGAAGCGGCAAACGCCATTGCACTCCTGGGGCTCAAGACCAAAGATGCATCAGGGAACTTCGTGGGACTGGATAATATTATCGGGCAGATGAGGACTGCTATGAGCGGGATGAGCAACACGCAGCAGGTGGCACTGGCAAAAGCCATTGCCGGCGAAGATGCTTATTCCGGACTGCTGGCACTCATAAAGACTGCTCCAGAGGACTACAAAGCACTGGAAGATGCCATCCGGAATGCCAGCGGCTCATCCAAAGAGGCTTTCAACGTCATGAATAAAACTGCCAAGGGCTCGTTCATGTCCATGCTGGGCAGTGTGGAATCTCTTGCCATTTCCATAGGTGGATTACTGGCGCCAACAATGAAGCAGATAACCGATGTCATTAAAGGTGCCGCCGACTGGATTAATGGGTTGGATGATAGCCAGAAGCAGATGATTCTGAATGTTGGGAAAGCTGTTATAGGATTCGTGGCATTCAACATGGCAGCAGGTAAAGCCATCGGAGTGGCAGGGGAACTGGTCAAAGTCTATGGAGATATCGGTATCGCGCTTCATGGAGGAACCATCCAAAACCGGCTCCTTATGTACTCCGTGCGAGGACTTGCCAGGGTACTGCCGGTGGTAGGCTCCGGACTATTTTCCATTGTGAAAGTGCTGGGAGGCGCAGCATCTTCGGCTATCGTCGGAGCTGTACGACTGCTTACTGCTCTTAGTGGAGGGATACTTGCGGTTGCAAGGGCACTTATTACTGCTGCCATTGCAGGCGGGCCAGTGGTGTGGGCCATTATGACCATTGCGGCGGCCGCCGCATTAATCTATGCAAACTGGGACGCCATAGGGCCTTATTTCAGAAACCTTTTCAATGGCATCGTGAATTTCATCAATGGGCCATTCGCCAGCGCGTGGAATGCGGCGTGGGATGGAATTGTAAGTTTCTTCTCCGGAATTTTCAGCGGGATTGAAGAAGTGTGCTCTTCGGTTATGAATGGAATCAAGAGCGCCATCAATTCCGTAATTTCAGGAATCAACGGCATCAGCGTAGACATTCCGGACTGGGTGCCTGGAGTGGGTGGAGGTCATTTGGGATTTAATATCCCCATGCTCTATACCGGTACTCCAAACTGGAGAGGTGGACCTGCAGTTATCAACGACCGTGGTGGAGAAGTGGTGGACCTTCCATCCGGAGCGAGAGTGATTCCGCATGAGCAGTCTCTGAACCAGGCTTACAGGCAGGGAAGAATGGCCGGAACTAATTCCGGAAACGCCTCCATCACTGTAAATATTTACAATCCGCAGATTAACAGTCAGGGAGATATCAATGAAATGGCCAGAAGAATAGCAGAGCGCATTTACTACGAACTGGCGAAGAATTCCATCAACATGAATGAGGGGGCAGTCTAATGGCAAGCTTTATCGAAAGCG harbors:
- a CDS encoding terminase large subunit, with product MNYIEKYYGQIISGEVVVSDKVRRVMKHLVDKLHDKNSKYIYDDDKAQYVIDFIQTFCKHSKGQWAGKPVILELWQKAITAALFGFVDKNTGLREYKQLILIVARKNGKSTFASCLGLYLLVADGEAGPEIYSAATKRDQAKIIWKEACAMVKKSPALHKKLDLRVSVIRSRFNEGSFEALGSDSDKLDGLNVHGALIDELHALKDKNLYDVLIDGMTAREQPVCIITSTAGTVRDNIFDLKYEECERIIKGYEDKEGYKDETILPFVYELDKRGEWTDPAKWQKANPGLGSIKNTQTLAQKVYQAQHDALRVKNLLCKDFNIRETSGEAFFTFDQLNNETTYDMKALKPKYGIGGFDLSETTDLTCATMLFCVRDDPNIYIKQMYWIPEDLLEKRVHEDQVPYDIWKKKGWLQTSPGFRNDYRLILQWFVDEMEKDDIYLFKCGYDRWSAQYLVQSMTERFGEDIMVPVVQGKKTLSGPMKNLAADLKAKRVIYNNNPILKWCMANVAVDVDRNDNIQPCKTSNPRKRIDGFASLLDAYTAYETYKEDYMNMI
- a CDS encoding HK97 family phage prohead protease, producing MRKKIKVRSMQLRAVDGADGENLHVEGYALVFNQKTLLWESPYSGTKYYEVIAPGAVDANTDMSDVILRYNHSDSALILARTSNGTLRLNVDEKGLKIDADIAPTTTGRDIYQLIKRGDISKMSFAYTSDKDSGENDPVAKTQTRTIDHIDFIMDVSPVDFPAYDGTSIEARGHDAMIAELQEKEKSEELRKKLIIETFL
- a CDS encoding HNH endonuclease, producing MAKDFSKGIYNSRRWRAVARAYAESQHYICERCHNRSFAGTGKPAHFIVHHKRHLNPENVTDDSTVYGWDNLELLCIYCHNAVHSQGLDRECRFDDDGNPIGIVNHNNG
- a CDS encoding head-tail connector protein; translation: MAVTLEQAKNYLKVDEDITDDDELISSLISAASDYVEKTTGKRADGSPLCELCVKQLVAHWYENRAVYSSKPGAINVLPHTVTALLTHIAQCEAYPEADKT
- a CDS encoding phage tail tube protein, with the translated sequence MAEAFNSQQVMSGTQGEVWINDKYMAQVTAFKAEVNLTKEEVNQVKKMAKQYKVTGWEGKGNVKMNHMSSFFLNLMAENIKNAHQTVCTIVAKLDDPDAIGSERVVIRDATFDKMTLMDWEAKKLAQDDYDFTFTDFDLLDTADE
- a CDS encoding phage tail sheath subtilisin-like domain-containing protein, yielding MAKLGMPSINISFIEAGIEAIQRSQRGIVALILEEAADTITNLKTDHTVGDDTVKAIENPFTIYTTDDIPSELSDENKDYITKCLIGYTKTPYRVKVLLVAKNAENDTKADKFADALSVLATERWDYLAIPTITDVQCEAVATWVKTNRENKFKKVKAVLPNYAGDYEGIIDFGNTSIKTKTKTYSPAEYTARIAGLIAGTPMTISATYAPLAEVIDCDRHTLDENDEKVNKGEFFIWFDGEKFKMSRAMNSLVTTTQGKLEAYQTIKTVDIMDMIYDDIRKTAQDSYIGKYTNDYDNKCLLISAIQGYFLELERGRLLQKDYSQVDIDVDAVKNYQIVHGLYTKDELAKMSDLEIKKLDTKKKVFLTAKIKILDAMEDIELPINI
- a CDS encoding phage tail tape measure protein, yielding MAKIIDVIMRLQDQVSGTLGRIRRQMEETGRMHRRLGGEISRTGRNIENIGRAMLPMAEGMAGAGALALKTFADFDSTITMAGLKAGATAEEMEQMRKVAAEVGRDFPISANDAAKAMDRLAASGLNANQATASLPGIVTAAVASGEDLGATADVITSAMSTYKMMTGDMGANAAKVADIIQMAANRSKLDMAAFGTAMQYAGAPANALGVDIESLAAAMGIMANNGIEASTIGTSLRSTLSRLASPPKEAANAIALLGLKTKDASGNFVGLDNIIGQMRTAMSGMSNTQQVALAKAIAGEDAYSGLLALIKTAPEDYKALEDAIRNASGSSKEAFNVMNKTAKGSFMSMLGSVESLAISIGGLLAPTMKQITDVIKGAADWINGLDDSQKQMILNVGKAVIGFVAFNMAAGKAIGVAGELVKVYGDIGIALHGGTIQNRLLMYSVRGLARVLPVVGSGLFSIVKVLGGAASSAIVGAVRLLTALSGGILAVARALITAAIAGGPVVWAIMTIAAAAALIYANWDAIGPYFRNLFNGIVNFINGPFASAWNAAWDGIVSFFSGIFSGIEEVCSSVMNGIKSAINSVISGINGISVDIPDWVPGVGGGHLGFNIPMLYTGTPNWRGGPAVINDRGGEVVDLPSGARVIPHEQSLNQAYRQGRMAGTNSGNASITVNIYNPQINSQGDINEMARRIAERIYYELAKNSINMNEGAV
- a CDS encoding phage head closure protein; this translates as MINAEIGSMDKKIHILQYVDKEDEYGLTHQEKVDVIGHSIWARMEPFRGKEYYEQFKDKVQETIKVTIRYRKGLNTNMLISYQGVLYEIQTISDVYMAHVKLEIMCRRLQRGAEDED
- a CDS encoding phage major capsid protein; its protein translation is MNKRLLEIRARKMEIRKALEGEGKVNLNALQEELKKLDAEHEEIEEREKIAQGIQFDKEPEGVQKRSKPQAAVKKNPYESDEYRSAFMEYVTKGTPIPAEFRDAATTTDAAALIPPTTLNRVIEKVRTYGNILPLVTRTAYKTGLAIPTSNVKPVAKWVAEGATSEKQKKVLGSITFSHFKLRCAVAVTLETENMTLSAFEDIIVNNVAEAMVVALEESIINGTGSGQPTGILADKSQGVTINAAKLDYNTLIKAEAAIPQAYEAGSVWVMSKATFMSFIGMTDSNGQPIARVTAGINGVPSRVLLGRNVELCDYLPAFSTTLNKTDVFAFIYRMKDYVLNSNYSVAMKIYEDNDTDDLVRKSIMIADGKPVDFKSLVMLAGNATA
- a CDS encoding phage portal protein — protein: MRKIQLRSMIRNIFGRITGGQDGLTRAKLLNGWSNDYVPFDGEAYDNATGRNCIDTIARHAGKLHPRHIVRKNGNIVKNADSKLQYLLSTRPNWLMPASEFIEKIVAQYYCYNNLFVYIQRDMNGNVEALWPLNFNNLELFEDKKGNLYCRFTFGTGEQATVPYEEMIHIRRHFNRDDVFGDPEGKILREDINLLKAVKTAVINVVKNFHKLRGIIQWTGTVRPEDQESMWRKFVDSFAGPSNGSGIGSLDNRGKFQQLTTDTQTFESGQMKFARDNLYKYFGVSEEIVSGKFKEEEYQAFYESVIAPIAIKLSQEFTEKIFTPKERGFGNEIVFEGNRLAYMSTTSKVKIAEAMIPAGAIKRNEIRELFGYAGLPGKEGEGIVVSLNYVKSKDQSLYQTGKDDDLKGGDGDEKED
- a CDS encoding phage tail assembly chaperone, coding for MNLTEALLKADVASVTEEATKDYEIPRLTKKFQTPFILHLQEIPPKRVAEIQSLAFEMDGKGKLSQGDLYAMNMLYVCEGVTNPEFADKEVLKHFKAATKKDLLAKLLNAGELSDASGEVQKLSGFDDGEDQEDKVKN
- a CDS encoding HK97 gp10 family phage protein produces the protein MRIEEYTALIEKVQKEFPEEAEAELQRGARKLRREIKAASPVGHAKHPHKLKNSWKMEIAGTSAKTLEAHIYSTAPHFHLVERGHVWKTPHGKIKGYKQGTHFMEKTVNAEGPGIYDEMGRRLAEKVGVELG
- a CDS encoding phage tail terminator family protein translates to MAEIVKMIDIVKTVTQILKDEFKCTVYSDEALENFKKPCFFIAAIPVSIPQTTNFMEKHISIVLTYFPKDSMRDEVHYLDVFDRIQSYFALGMKVGGRFLHVDRVTPDRVGEEQDILQITIEIIYLEQTGKSESGAEMMEEIEVNGLNGDETVHDFIDKNS